One stretch of Salmo salar unplaced genomic scaffold, Ssal_v3.1, whole genome shotgun sequence DNA includes these proteins:
- the LOC123732229 gene encoding monocyte to macrophage differentiation factor 2-like: LVEQRFHMCDRMAIYFFIAASYTPWLMLRELGPWSSHMRWIIWIMAIIGSTYVFYFHERYKLVELLGYVAMGAGPALVILSMADTAGLCELAVGGIFYVVGVAFFKSDGVVPFAHAIWHLFVAMGAATHYYAIWRHLYTPGH, translated from the exons tctaGTGGAGCAGCGTTTCCACATGTGTGACAGAATGGCCATCTACTTCTTCATCGCTGCTTCCTACACCCCCTG GTTAATGCTGAGGGAGTTGGGTCCGTGGTCGTCTCACATGCGGTGGATTATCTGGATCATGGCGATTATCGGCTCCACATATGTCTTCTACTTTCACGagag GTATAAACTGGTGGAGTTACTTGGATACGTGGCCATGGGGGCGGGGCCTGCACTGGTCATCCTGtccatg gcgGACACGGCAGGTTTGTGTGAGCTGGCGGTGGGCGGGATTTTCTACGTAGTGGGTGTGGCCTTCTTTAAGAGCGATGGAGTCGTCCCATTCGCTCACGCCATCTGGCACCTGTTCGTTGCCATGGGAGCAGCCACACACTACTACGCTATCTGGAGACACCTGTACACAcctggacactga